The proteins below are encoded in one region of Paeniglutamicibacter cryotolerans:
- a CDS encoding amino acid permease, producing MSETSGNPQHPRGARRQQGSSGSGAQAAAQKKGRTAKRVVTLGVFALAMIEVNAVLTVRNFPSMAELGWHSIGWYILGLLLFFLPLSLVGAELATGWPKGGGVYAWVREAFGEKPGFIAIWSDWAENLVWFPTVLAFISSTLAFALFPSVADNRWLMLVIMLGVFWLVTLANFFGDRFSSLISSIGAVVGVIIPTGLLIVLVFVFVFSGQPSAISFSAADMLPNFTAGSLPFVATIVLLFAGMEMAGFHALETKNPARDYPRAILLSGVIIFGLTVLGTMAVAITVPATELSLAAGVIQAIAAMVQSVGVPWLTIPIALMIVVGAIAQLSTYLVGPAKAMGVAAAQGNLPPSWREHNHRGSPVAVLLIQAVISSAIALLFVLIPSVNTAYWILTALTTQGLIVMYLLMFAAAIKLRYSQPDTARPYRIPGGKPVIWIVSGVALVALGFAFVIGLFPPSNTNAPTWLYFILMLAASLLLTVGAPFIFWKFKKPSWRASNAEAYLTSEQLPDEPGDERHFQRP from the coding sequence ATGTCTGAAACCAGCGGAAACCCACAGCACCCGCGCGGCGCGCGACGTCAGCAGGGCAGTTCCGGCAGCGGCGCACAAGCCGCTGCCCAGAAAAAGGGACGGACGGCAAAGCGGGTAGTAACGCTCGGTGTCTTCGCCCTGGCCATGATCGAGGTCAACGCCGTCCTCACCGTACGGAACTTCCCGTCGATGGCCGAACTCGGTTGGCACAGCATTGGCTGGTATATCCTTGGATTGCTCCTCTTCTTCCTCCCGCTATCCCTGGTCGGTGCCGAACTGGCGACGGGTTGGCCGAAAGGCGGTGGCGTATACGCTTGGGTCCGTGAGGCCTTCGGCGAGAAGCCAGGATTCATCGCCATCTGGTCGGATTGGGCGGAGAACCTTGTCTGGTTCCCCACTGTGCTTGCGTTCATTTCCTCGACTCTGGCGTTCGCACTGTTCCCGTCGGTAGCCGACAACCGATGGCTGATGTTGGTCATCATGCTCGGCGTCTTCTGGCTGGTGACCTTGGCCAACTTCTTCGGGGACCGATTCAGCAGCCTGATCAGCAGCATCGGCGCTGTTGTCGGTGTGATCATCCCCACTGGATTGCTGATTGTCCTCGTGTTTGTGTTCGTCTTCTCAGGACAGCCTTCGGCCATCAGCTTCAGTGCAGCCGACATGCTCCCCAACTTCACCGCGGGGTCCCTCCCGTTCGTCGCAACCATCGTGCTGCTGTTCGCCGGCATGGAAATGGCAGGCTTCCATGCCCTGGAGACAAAGAATCCAGCCCGTGACTATCCGAGGGCGATCCTGCTTTCCGGGGTCATCATCTTCGGCCTGACCGTGCTTGGCACGATGGCCGTTGCCATCACCGTGCCGGCCACGGAACTTTCCCTCGCTGCCGGGGTGATTCAGGCCATCGCGGCAATGGTCCAGTCCGTGGGCGTGCCCTGGCTCACCATCCCCATCGCGCTGATGATTGTCGTCGGCGCGATCGCCCAGCTGAGCACCTATCTGGTCGGGCCCGCCAAAGCGATGGGAGTCGCCGCGGCTCAAGGGAACCTTCCTCCAAGCTGGCGCGAACACAACCACCGGGGGTCCCCTGTTGCGGTACTCCTGATCCAAGCGGTGATCTCGTCCGCAATTGCCCTGCTGTTCGTTCTTATCCCCTCGGTGAACACGGCCTACTGGATTCTGACCGCGCTCACCACTCAGGGGCTCATAGTGATGTACCTGCTGATGTTTGCCGCCGCCATCAAGCTGCGGTACAGCCAGCCTGACACGGCCCGCCCCTACCGCATCCCCGGTGGCAAACCCGTGATCTGGATCGTCTCCGGCGTCGCCCTCGTGGCGCTTGGTTTCGCCTTCGTGATTGGGCTCTTTCCCCCCAGCAACACCAACGCCCCGACTTGGCTCTACTTCATCCTGATGTTGGCAGCTTCGCTGCTTCTGACCGTCGGGGCGCCATTCATCTTCTGGAAATTCAAAAAACCATCCTGGCGTGCCAGTAACGCTGAGGCCTATCTAACCTCCGAGCAACTTCCTGATGAGCCTGGTGACGAAAGGCATTTTCAGCGTCCGTGA
- a CDS encoding permease has translation MFILEAVGQALAIAGSMAWQILWPLVLGFTLSGVIQAIVRKERIVALMNDDSPRSLSIAAGLGAASSSCSYAAVALARALIRKGANFTAAMAFEIASTNLVLELGLILAFVMGWQFTLAEFVGGPFIIVFVALGFRMWMRGKIVEAARDQAEKGVAGSMEGHAAMDMSVTTEGSFWKRLFSRAGITSVSRYFVMDWAAVLRDILLGLLIAGAFAAWVPKPWLQAIFFVNDPTLAFILGPLIGPLIAVISFVCSVGNVPLAAVLWNGGISFGGVISFIFADLIIIPIILIYRKYYGTKAALRITAIFYAAMVLAGYVIELIFTPLHLVPSNRHLSIIDAGISWNYTTWLNIAFILIGLALLVVFFRSDSGNMLKMMGGSPDSGHDQTGEDHSNDGHPMDHHTRHQNHAPRTTDLPGPDQS, from the coding sequence ATGTTCATTCTGGAAGCTGTCGGCCAGGCTCTCGCCATCGCGGGTTCAATGGCTTGGCAGATCCTCTGGCCACTCGTGCTCGGATTCACCCTGTCAGGTGTGATTCAAGCGATTGTTCGCAAGGAACGAATCGTTGCTCTCATGAACGATGACTCCCCCCGCTCCCTATCGATCGCAGCTGGCCTCGGCGCTGCGTCCTCGTCGTGCTCCTACGCGGCCGTCGCCCTCGCAAGGGCGTTGATTCGTAAGGGCGCCAACTTCACTGCCGCGATGGCGTTCGAGATCGCCTCCACGAACCTGGTGCTCGAGCTCGGGCTTATCCTGGCGTTCGTGATGGGCTGGCAGTTCACCCTGGCGGAGTTCGTCGGCGGCCCGTTTATCATCGTGTTCGTCGCTCTCGGATTCCGGATGTGGATGCGCGGGAAGATCGTGGAGGCCGCCCGGGACCAGGCCGAGAAGGGTGTGGCTGGCTCCATGGAGGGCCACGCAGCGATGGACATGTCCGTCACTACGGAAGGGAGCTTTTGGAAGAGGCTGTTCTCCCGCGCCGGCATCACGTCGGTGTCGCGGTACTTTGTGATGGATTGGGCGGCAGTGCTCCGCGACATCCTGTTGGGGTTGCTCATTGCCGGAGCGTTTGCAGCGTGGGTTCCCAAACCCTGGCTGCAAGCGATCTTTTTCGTCAACGACCCAACTCTGGCGTTCATTCTCGGTCCCCTGATCGGACCGCTCATCGCGGTCATCAGTTTTGTCTGCTCGGTGGGAAACGTGCCCCTGGCCGCAGTCCTGTGGAATGGAGGTATCAGCTTCGGCGGGGTCATCAGCTTCATTTTCGCTGACCTGATTATCATCCCGATCATCCTCATCTATCGGAAGTACTACGGCACGAAGGCGGCACTGCGCATCACTGCGATATTTTATGCGGCGATGGTGCTCGCCGGTTACGTCATCGAGTTGATCTTCACGCCCCTGCATCTGGTCCCCAGCAACCGACACCTCTCGATCATCGACGCTGGCATCAGCTGGAACTACACCACCTGGCTCAACATCGCTTTCATCCTCATCGGGTTGGCATTGCTCGTGGTGTTCTTCCGCAGCGACTCCGGCAACATGCTCAAAATGATGGGTGGCTCACCCGACTCAGGACACGATCAAACCGGCGAGGACCACTCCAACGACGGCCACCCCATGGACCACCACACCAGGCACCAGAACCACGCCCCTCGAACCACGGACCTGCCTGGCCCGGATCAATCGTGA
- a CDS encoding PDDEXK nuclease domain-containing protein: MTQLEPELPGDYSDALTTLKTLVREAQHRAQRVVNTAMIELYWNIGRTILERQIDQPWGSKVMDRVAQDLRTEFPHMKGFSRTNVYNMRAFATAWSGEEPIVQTPSGQLSWSHNVALLNKLDNQELRRWYASRAVQHGWSVAVLEHQIRTSLHTRAGAAPNNLEVRLPGEGTDLAREVAKDPLVLDFLGLTEDAQEHAMEEAMTLRMAQTLAEFGEGFAFVGRQYHLDVDGDSFFVDLLLYHVPSDRYVVVELKAGKFKPAHLGQLNFYVAAINDMLRLPRQAPTVGILVCGSKSERTVRYALDGSTQPLAVTSYTYEALPVDEKATLPSPDAIMAALEHDPGDDPEA; encoded by the coding sequence ATGACCCAGCTCGAGCCGGAGCTTCCCGGCGACTATTCCGACGCCCTGACCACCCTGAAAACCCTCGTGCGGGAAGCCCAGCACCGTGCGCAGCGTGTCGTGAACACCGCCATGATCGAGCTGTACTGGAACATCGGGCGCACGATCCTGGAGCGGCAGATAGACCAGCCGTGGGGGAGCAAGGTCATGGACCGGGTGGCACAGGACCTGCGCACGGAATTTCCGCACATGAAGGGATTCTCCCGGACCAATGTGTACAACATGCGTGCCTTCGCCACGGCCTGGAGCGGTGAGGAACCAATTGTCCAGACACCGTCTGGACAATTGAGTTGGAGCCATAACGTCGCGCTCCTGAACAAGCTCGATAACCAGGAGCTGCGTCGATGGTACGCCTCACGGGCCGTGCAGCATGGGTGGTCGGTAGCGGTCCTAGAACACCAGATCCGCACCTCGCTGCACACTCGTGCCGGTGCGGCACCCAATAACCTCGAGGTACGGTTGCCGGGTGAAGGTACTGATCTGGCGCGGGAGGTCGCCAAGGACCCGTTGGTCCTGGACTTCCTGGGGCTTACAGAGGACGCCCAGGAACATGCCATGGAGGAAGCCATGACGCTGCGCATGGCCCAGACCTTGGCCGAGTTCGGTGAAGGCTTCGCCTTCGTGGGGCGTCAGTACCACCTCGACGTTGATGGGGATAGCTTTTTTGTCGACCTGCTCCTGTACCACGTGCCGTCGGACCGGTATGTGGTGGTGGAGTTGAAGGCCGGCAAGTTTAAGCCAGCGCATTTGGGTCAGTTGAACTTCTATGTTGCGGCCATCAACGACATGCTCCGGCTGCCCCGGCAAGCCCCGACCGTTGGGATCCTCGTCTGTGGGTCCAAGAGCGAACGCACCGTCCGCTACGCCCTGGATGGTTCAACCCAGCCGTTGGCCGTGACGTCCTACACCTACGAGGCACTTCCCGTCGATGAGAAGGCTACGCTGCCGTCCCCGGACGCCATCATGGCAGCCCTTGAACACGATCCGGGGGATGACCCGGAGGCCTGA
- a CDS encoding IS1182 family transposase — protein sequence MDANGGERKRFRAFEPDAVMLVPPSLEEWLPEGHLARFIAELVENELDLTRFYASHKKAKGQPPYDPRLMLRIVLYGYCTGVRSSRQLERACTDVVALRWLAAQQAPDFRSIGRFRQRHLAALANVFLQALELCRAAGMVKLGMVALDGTKLRANASRHKAMSYARLTEKQKVLAQEISDLMAEAKTVDESEDAKFGPGKRGDELPVELANRQARSKAMAAARASLEQEAADKARVEAEEKAAKRGDDDDEITGAGDTAARESEPRPTAQRNFTDPQARIMKTADGSYHYCYNAQAVVDAGHQVIVAAELGQGANDYGQLVPMVERVQENLGMMPKTLSADTGYCSKANLVEAGRMEAEHGTGFFISTARVKHSTPIPESPRGRIPANATLGERMARKLKTKPGKKVYSRRKVIVEPVFGQIKTRQGKHLLLRGLQNAQAEWKLLAAGHNLLKLHAFRAQGAG from the coding sequence ATGGATGCCAACGGCGGGGAGCGGAAGCGGTTCAGGGCCTTTGAACCCGATGCGGTGATGCTGGTGCCACCCTCCCTGGAGGAGTGGCTGCCCGAGGGGCACCTGGCCCGGTTCATCGCCGAACTGGTCGAGAACGAGCTGGACCTGACCCGGTTCTACGCCTCCCACAAAAAGGCCAAGGGCCAGCCGCCGTACGACCCACGGCTGATGCTGCGCATCGTGCTCTACGGCTACTGCACCGGGGTCCGCTCCTCCCGCCAGCTGGAGCGCGCATGCACGGACGTGGTGGCGTTGCGCTGGCTGGCTGCCCAACAGGCCCCGGATTTCCGATCCATCGGCCGCTTCCGCCAACGCCACCTGGCCGCCTTGGCCAACGTGTTCCTGCAGGCGCTAGAACTCTGCCGGGCCGCGGGCATGGTCAAACTCGGGATGGTCGCGCTGGACGGAACGAAGCTGCGGGCCAACGCCTCTCGGCACAAGGCGATGTCCTACGCGCGGCTGACCGAAAAGCAGAAGGTCCTGGCCCAGGAGATCAGCGATCTGATGGCGGAGGCCAAGACCGTGGACGAGTCCGAGGATGCGAAGTTCGGTCCCGGTAAGCGCGGGGACGAGCTGCCGGTGGAACTGGCCAACCGGCAGGCCCGGTCCAAGGCCATGGCCGCCGCGCGGGCTTCCTTGGAGCAGGAGGCCGCGGACAAGGCACGGGTAGAAGCCGAAGAGAAGGCCGCCAAGCGCGGGGATGACGATGATGAGATCACCGGTGCCGGTGACACCGCGGCCCGGGAATCGGAACCGAGGCCCACGGCGCAACGGAATTTCACGGATCCCCAAGCGCGGATCATGAAGACCGCCGACGGGTCCTATCACTATTGCTATAACGCGCAGGCGGTGGTGGACGCCGGGCATCAGGTCATTGTTGCCGCCGAGTTGGGCCAAGGGGCCAACGATTACGGACAGCTGGTCCCCATGGTCGAGCGGGTCCAGGAAAACCTGGGCATGATGCCCAAAACGTTGAGCGCCGATACCGGGTACTGCTCGAAGGCGAACCTGGTGGAGGCGGGGCGGATGGAGGCGGAGCATGGGACCGGGTTCTTCATCTCCACCGCCCGGGTGAAGCACTCCACCCCGATCCCGGAGTCCCCGCGGGGCCGGATCCCGGCCAACGCCACCTTGGGTGAGCGGATGGCCCGGAAGCTGAAGACCAAGCCCGGCAAGAAGGTCTACTCGCGCCGGAAGGTCATCGTGGAACCGGTGTTCGGGCAGATCAAAACCCGTCAGGGTAAGCACTTGTTGTTGCGCGGACTTCAGAACGCGCAGGCGGAGTGGAAGTTGTTGGCGGCAGGGCATAACCTGCTCAAGTTGCATGCGTTCCGGGCCCAGGGTGCCGGATAG